The Sphingobacteriales bacterium nucleotide sequence CATTACAACTAAGGTACATCAGATGCAGCAACAAACAAACCAAAAAGAAGCAAATAGATTGAGTGTAATGCTAGAATTGCAAGCAGATTTTTTGGCTGGCTATTGGGCGCATTATGCACAGAACTTAAAATTGAATAAAGAAGATATAGAATCTGCATTAATTGCAGCTAATGCAATTGGTGATGATAGACTACAAAAAAATGCTCAAGGCTATGTTGTGCCTGATGCATTTACACATGGTACATCGCAGCAAAGAATGTATTGGTTTATGAAAGGATATCAAAGTGGTGACTTAAATCAAAGCAATACATTTGAAGATCCAAATCTATAATTCGTTATCGATAGAAATCATAAACAATTCTGATTTTCCATTATCATTATCTGCTACTAAAATCAAATCTGTGCTGTGTTCGTTGTAACTAAGTACGCAAACTGATTCTATTTTTTGTTTTGATAATGTAACATCAATTTCTTCTAAAATAATTGGATTAGTTAATACTATTTTATCTTGTAAAAAAACAGAACTAGCATTGTGTATTATATATAATACTGAACCTACAATTTCTCCATCATCATAAGCATTATCTGTATCTTCTGCACTGGCTGTTAAATACATTATATCATTTTCTGGAAAGTATGTTGCACCAGAAATTCCAAGTTGATAACCTTTAAAATTTTCAATTTCAATTGGTACAAATTTTAATGCTGTGTTTGCTAAATCATTTGGATTAAAATCATCTAGGATTATTAATTTGTTTTGTTGTTTATTGTTGGCTCTATTAAAAAACAAAAATGAGTTATTAATTGTGGTAATACCTTCGATATTTAATTCTTGTATATCATTAGTTGCAATCATATTTTCGTATAGACTTTGCAGGCTTTTAATTGCTATCTGGTGTGTATCGATATCAAAAATATATAATAATGTACGTTGTGGTATTTTTGAGCCAGAACCAAAAATAAATAATTGATTATTTAGTATAGTGCAAGCCTCAAAATCTGGTTTATCTTTTTTTGGAATTCTATCACCATCAAAATCGAAAAGTTTTATTTGACTTGTGATATCTAATCCATTATTTAAGCATAGAATTTTATTGCTATCATCGCCAATAAGGTAAATTACATTATGATGAAATTCTAATGCAGAACCAGATGAATAATCTATTGACTTATATTTTTTTAGTGTAATATTCAATTATTAATTAGTTTTATATTATAATTTAAAATATATTTTAAATTATGGTGTTAGTGAGAACCTAAATGTGATTCCTCCACGGTGTGTGCGTGTTGGATAAGAAGAAAGTGTAGCTGGTAATATTTTTCTAAAATCATAGAATAACCTAACATTCAGCTTACTATTAATTACATAATCTATAGTTGCTGCTAATGATAATGTTTTTTGTCCACGCACTGGTTCTGCAATGTTTTGGTCTAATCTATAATTTACAGTTTTATCACTTCTTATAGAAAAATCTGCTCTTAGGTTGATGTCATTATCTAATGTAATTTTCTTTCCTTTTATCTTAAATGGTATTTTGAATTTTGCAAGTTTATAACCTAATGCAGCTGAAATTTCTGTTGTTCTTGTTTCACTCAATCTATAGTCCAACATACTTAAACTTAATGTTCTAGATTTTTTGAAATCAAAATTTGTAATCAAAGAGTTTTTCCATGTAATATCTACTCCAATTAGTGGCGACAATTGTTCTTGTATAGCTACTTGTGGTATTACATACAATGAATAATAGTTGCCTGATAATGTATCTAACTGTTGTGGTACATAATATAAATCTTCATTTACATAGCCTGGTGTATTAATAAAATTTAAGTTAGTAACATATGAGCCAATATTGAATGTAGAGTTGTAGCCGTGATTGATATTGAATGTGGTAAATAATTTTTGTCCCCATTTTGTTTTTGAGAAACCATTATAAGTCAATTTCCAGTTTGGCAATGGCAACATTCTAAGTGGATTTAATTTTACTTTTGATGGGTCTTTTCCTGTGTATGCTGCAATCAATGATGGTAATAAAACATCTTGTGAAAATGGTCCGTAACCTTCTTTAAAATTAGGTAGTTGAATACTGTCATTAACATAAATTCCTGTTGAATTTGGGTTTAGGCTTCCGAATTCTTGTGAGTATGATTCTCTGTATTTTTCAAAAGTTCTAAATGCATTTGAGAAATTGTTCGCATCTACTTTATCAAATATTGTTTTAAGCATTAAGAATGAAATTGAATAATTTCCAGATACTTGTGGTGTTAGGTGCATATAATCTCCATCTGCTGTTATCTTTTTAAAGAATTCTGAATAGTTTTCGCTTTGTGATTTTTGCATGCTAATATCTATTCTTAAATCTCTAAATGGTTCTAATGATAATCTGAAATTGAATGTAGTTTGTTTGGTTTGGATGAATTGGTAATTTAGTGTAGTATCTTGAGACATCCAACCTTTTTGTGCTATTGAGTTTAACCAATTAGTATCTTTTTGTGCGCCAAATAAGAATGCTCCACCTGGTGCACGCTGTGAGAAATTTTGACCAAATAATAATGGTTCTGGCGTTAAGCCAGGTAGTACTGTTGAGAAACTTCTTTCATATCCTATAGATGCTCTTTGTAACATCATTAATGGTCGTATGGCAATATCAAGTTTTGGATTTGCTGGTAAGTTTAAGTTTTTCTTAGCTGTTTTTAATGTTCTTAATTGATTTTTAATTCTTTTTCTGTAAAATCAATCCTTTTATTTCATCTTTTGTGAAGCTTGTATCTTTTTCTGCCTCCTCAATTTCTAATATTTTCTTCTCTATTTCTGCTTCTTTATTTTTTATTTTGTCTTCAGCACTTTCTAGTTGTTTGTTGTACACATCCATTGCCTTGGTGTAATCTTCCTTAGTTTTCTTTGGTTGGGCATTATTGTAAGGTTTTAAGAACTTGGCTTTGTTGTATATATTTTTAAAATTAATATCTGCATTAATTTGATAGTTCATTGTGTTTTGTGCATTATTTCCTAAGCTCTTCAATGCTAATGAAGATGCTGTCCATGTGTAAGTACTAGAATATCTTGTGCGCACAGTCATCCAATCTAAGAATGGAATGTGTTGCAATGGCAAGTTATAGCTTACATTAAAGTTGTGTGTATAATTTGTTGGTCTACCAAATTTCAAGAAATTTTTCCATAAAGTATCTTTCTTAGCTTTTGTGTCTAATGCTCCATATGGTTCATCAATTCTAGCATGGTTATTTGCAGTAAAATCTACGTTGATAGAACGTGTAAGATTGTATTTAACACTCCAAATTCTGTCCCAAGTAAAGAATTTAAAATAAGTAGGTGAGATAACCAAACCATCATCGCCAATATCACGTACTTTAGTACGATTGTATTGTCTATTCAAATCTGTTCTAAATGATAGAGAATTTGGCTTAAGACTTAAGTTAAATTCTTTTACAAATTTCAGATATTTATTATTGTTTTTTATTGATTTAAAAGGTTGCCAATACACTTGTTTTGGTGCAAATGTATAACTCAATGCGCCTGTATGTTTTGTTGTTTTATCGCTTTCAATAATTGGATTTCTTTTTTCTAATTCTGAATAGGCGTAGGTAAAAGCAAAGTTCTCAATATCATAAACTCTTGCTTGTTTTTCTGTATTTGTTCTAACTTTTTGAAGATTTGTAACATTTATACTTTTTATGGTTGTTACATCTTGTATAATATTTTTTATTGAATCGATTTTTTCTTTTTTCTCTGTTTTACTTAAATCACTGTCTGCTTTAATTTCATCAAATTTAGTTTTTGTTTTTACATCAAACTCATATGGATCATATTGTGGTGTACTTACTGCTTGTGAAAATTGTGCATATACTGGAATTTTAAGTCCTACTTTTTCTGGTAATAAATTGCCTAATTGTAAGTTTGCTGTTGCATCTATTTGATAAAAATTATCTCTAAATCTTTGGTCTACTCTTTGCTCCAAATCGCCATACCCAATTGTATGCATATTTCCAGAAAGTGTAATATTACCAAGATTTCCTAATTGTACATCTACCCTACCCAAAGCTGCCCATGCTTGTGTTTCATCCAAACCACTTAGTCGCAATTCATTGACCCAAACTTCTGCACATTTTGGATTTCCATCATCTGTTTGGTCATTTATGCCTGCTATTCTTTTTGGATTTCTTACACCAATCATAATCAAAGCTGCATTACCTAAATCTGGATTTCCAATTACCGAAATTGTACCTTGTGAAGTTTTGTATTGATATGGATAAATGTTTGATGCATTGCTAATATTACGCAACTTTTTTACATGTGTTAATGAATCAATAGCAACATTCAATACATTTGAATCTGGCCAAATTATTCTTTTATCTGATTCGCTTTCTACATTATAATTTCCTGGTGGTGTTACTTTTAATGGAATTTCATATTCGTAATAGTTTTCTGTAAAATCTGCTCCAATACGCATGAATAAAGAAATATCATTATCTTCTATTGGATAACTATCGCCTTCGCCACCAACAAAATTTTCTGCATGGGCAAACATTTTTATTCTTTTATAATTTCTGATATCTAAGTCAGTTACTTTATAAATTGCTCTTGCATCACCATCTTCTAATCTACAAACTTGCATACTCATAGATTGTTCATTAATCAATACATTGTTGTTTGATGTTGCACTTATATTTTGTTCACGTGTAACGCCTGGTGGCAATGCATATGGTATTGGCTGTCTTGTTGTATTTTCTTCAACATTTACATTTAATACATTAAATACTGTATTGTTATTATTGTCATTTGGTAGTTCCTCGCCTGGTTCATCTAATGATAATTGATATCTTCTCCATTGATTTCTGATTAATGACATTTGAGCAAATCTAAGTGTAACTGGTTGCTCAAAGTCTGTAAGTATCATTCTTAAAAAACGTATAGATCTAAAGTCTGCAATATTACCCACACGCTCTTCAAAATCTGCAATTGGTAATTTTATTTGATACCAAGTAAATGTTTGACTCACACCATCAACTACGATTGTTTTTTCAACTTTGTCTGTAATGAATGGTGATGTATTAATAAAATTATCATCAAAAGCAATTCTATATTGATAATATTCTTCATTTTCGTTTAGAGTATTATCATTATTTAAGTCTTCATTGTCTGGTGTACTGCTTGAGTTGCCATTTACACTACTGTTTCCTGCATTATTTGATGAGTTTCCTTGTGTACCACTAAAGTTCTTATATCGTGTAATAACATCAACATCTGGTGAAAATCTGTCATCTCTTGGGAAAATATAATTATCTGAAGATGGGTCGCTTTGTAGTTCTTGTAAAGCATTTGCATCTCCAACTACAGATTGTGCATTAATTAAAAATTGCTCGTAGAATGTTCTTTCTGTTTCATCATTTAAACCATCCAATCCAACGTCTTGATTTTTTATTACATCTGGATCAGCATCAAAGAAATTTGTAATTGCATTTGGTATTGTTGGTGTTAAACCCCAAGTTGAAGTTTCAACTGTCGTTCCACCATTAGGACGTGGCAATCCATTTTCATATTGTTTTCTTGAATCTTTTAATATATCTTCTGATATATTTCCTAGTTGGATATATAAATTTCCACTTTTATTTGCACCTGCATTTACAAATGGGTCAAGTACCCAAAGTTGTATGTATTCAATATTTGCTGCTTCAAAATCACTTGTTTCTATCGTACGCATGATACCTGACCAACGTGTTTCTGGATTATTTAATAATCCATTTGGTGCTGTACCTTTTGAGAATGCTGTAGGCGATGTTTCGAAATTATAAGGTCCACGTTCTGAAGGAAAATATGATAAATCTAATGTTGCTAATGCTGGATTAATGAAATTTGGGTCTTGTCTATTTAAAAATACTTCTTGTTGAAAAAATTGTCTTGTATATAGATTAGTCTTGGTGATATTTGTTTGATTATCACTTAATGGATTACCACTTCCACTTGAATAAAAAATTGGATCGATGGTGTACCATGCTAATTTTGCTCTATTAAAACCATATGGAAGACTATCGCTAAATTTTGCTTCTGGAAATTTTTCTTGTCCAAAAATATTTCTCATGCCACGTGGTGCTGATGCTAATTTCCATGTAAGGTAACTTCCTTTGATATCGTATGTTGTACTTGCTGCTTCAAAATCGTCTATATAAACAGTACCTTGATCATCCAAATTAATTGCACTATTGTGTCCTGGCATAAAATAAGCTGCTTCTGCTTGTGCTGTTATCCTAGATGGTGCTGATAAGTCTTGTGCTGTTACTTTATTAAAAATTTTAGTTAGCATTTTGGATTGACCTTGGTAATTCAAATCCATCCCAAATACATTATTTTTTATTGGGTCGCTTCCAAAATCTACTTTTTGTGTAAATGGTTTTTCAGATAGACGCATATGTGTGAATCCTAATGTTAGGTTTTTATTCACGGCATAATCTAATCTTGTTCCAAATAGAGATTTATTTACAACACCAAATAATAAGTTATTCTCAAAACTAATATCTATTGGTACACCAGAGCTAAGAATGCCTTGATTAATGATACTTACTTCACCAATGCTATAATTTACTGTATAGTCTGTATTTTCTGTAAGTACAGTACCTCCAGAACGTACAACAACTGAACCTTGTGGTAATTGGAATGCGTTGGGCAATCTGAATACAGAGTTGTCTGTTCCTCTATAGGTACCACGCATTATATATCTATTGAATTCAGGATATTGTTGTGCCCCTACTTTTGTTGTATCATACAATAAGTTGTATGCATATTTTGCTGATATTGCTGGGTTGTTGATGGCTTTTTCTAAGTAATGTCCAAATGGTTCTAAGACAGGAAATATGATTCTACCATTTTGTGGATTGATAGTTACGTTTGGAATAAAATCAAATTGTCCATCATTTTGTGGATCGTTTTGATTATTTAAATTATCTAATTGTAATACTTTTAATAGTTGTTTACCTGTAATGTCTCCACCATCTGGAAGATATCTTTTGTAACCACCACCTGGATCTCTGTAATAAATATCTAATACGAATTGCTCTTTATTTACATTGTATGCATTTAATGAGTATATATTTTTCATCATCAAATCCCAAATTGGATTTTTTACTCTGATTGATGTTGCTTTTAGCATTTTAAGTGCTAATATTCTTTCTTTTGCTCTAGTTGTATCTGCTAATGGTGGCAAATCATTTGAGAACTCTCCTATTTGATGTACTTGTCCATTTACAGTATACTGTACTGCAACGCCTAATACTTCATCTGGTCTTAATTGATAGTTTAGTGATATATATCCTAATTGTGCGTTGTATGTATATTCTGATGTTGCTAATTTTCTAGCACTTACTTTTTCATAATCATCAATTGGATTAAATCCATTTACTGTTAATAGATTGATTACTTTGGTTGGGTCTCTAAATTGTTCTGAATTGCTATTTATTATACCATAAATATTATTAGAATTATTATTTGTATAAATATCTCCATTACCGTTTAACACGATTGGATTTCGTACATTTTGTGCTTTATTTTCTCCAATATCTGCGAATGCTACAATCTCTCTTACGTTTTCTGTTTGTCTTGTTTTGTTGGTTACCCAAACTTCTAACCTAGTAACAATGGTCTGCGATGAGACATATGGCAATCTTGTTAGGCTGCTTTCGTAATTATCTCTAAAAATATGTGCTAAAAAGAAGTGTCGATTATCTTCGTATTCGTCTGCTTTTATTTCAAATTTTTTAGTTTGAGAGCCATTTTCAAATCTTACATTTTCTGTTTTTGATTTCTGTTGAGATAATACATTTGTTATGGTTAGTCTTCCAAATTTGAATTGTGTTTTTAGTCCGAATAAACTTTGTGGTCCTCTGATGAGTGCAGAACGTAATGGCATGCTAACATTACCAAATTCTATTAATTGTATAATATCATCTTCTTTACCTTGATAGCCTAATTTTAATTGATTATCGAATGCAAAGCCTGCTTTTGAGTTATAATTAATTCCTAACTTGAGTTTATCACCAATTGATGCTTGCAATCCAAGTTGGATATTCATATCAAAATCGAAATTTGTATTTCTTCTTTGATTTTCTAATAATACTGGATTGTCTACTCTTTGAGAATTGACGCCAACTGTTACATCAACATTCCCGGTTGGTTTTATTTCAATTTTTGTTCCTGCAAATAGTCTATCAAACAATTCTGGTCCTTGATATAAAAATGGTTGTTTGCTTTTTCTTTCTGCTAAATCTATTGCTGTAGATCTTTGTTGGAAATAGTTTTGCTCTGCATTTTTTTGTTGCAGTTTTGTATAATCATCATAAGTAAGAAAAGTAGGAATTCTATAATTGTCTTTGCCTATTTTTTCAGTAAAATAATATTGTTTTTTCTCGGCATCATATTGTACATCTTTTTGGATGATTTTTGGGTCATTTAGGTCTAATGCATTATTGGATGGTGGTGTAAATTCCATTTACGTTTCTATCTTGAATTGGATATTTTAATTTTATTGAATCAGTGTTTTGCGACCACGCACTATGATATGCTAGCAAAAACAAGACAGCAATTTTTGTATATGTTAATTTTCTATTCAAAATGTACTAAAAAAACGACTAAATTACAAATTTTTAAGACTTAATTTAATTAAATCTTCCACGGAATTGATACTTGGGTTATCTTTTAACACTTTTTGAATGGATTTTTCGGCTGGTGCTTTTGAAAAACCTAACATATTGAGTGCTGCTAATGCTTCTGAATAGATTTCTGAATTAGCAACAGTATTGAAAGTTGTACTTATTCCAGTATGTAGGTTTTCTTTTTTCACCTTATCTTTTAATTCTATAATTACTCTTTGCGCAGATTTTGGTCCAACGCCTTTCACTGATTGTATTAAACGTACATCTTCAGAAATTATTGCGTTTATCCACTCTGTTGAATTCATAGATGATAGCATAAGCCTTGCTGTATTTTATTCCAATGCCTGATACTGATATTAAATGATTAAACATATTTTTCTCATCTTCTGAAAAAAAACCATACATCGTATGTGCATCTTCTCTTATTATTTGTTGAGTGTATAGCTTCACATCGTCTAATGGCTCAATTTCAGAATAAGTTTGTAATGATATGTTGATTAAATAGCCAATTCCGTTGCATTCTAAATACACTTGAGTTGGAGATTTGAATGTTAATTTCCCTTTTATGTATGCGTACATTGTTGATTTTGTTTTTGATAGATTATTTACACTTTATTTTCCGTACTTTAATTTCATCACCAGGTTTGAGTACTGGCGTTTTTTTATAATCGTTCCATTGCATCAAATTTTGTACAGATACTTCATCATATTTCTGAGCTATAGTCCATAGATTCTCTCCATTTTTTATTTTGTATAACTCATAACAATCATCTTCTTTAAAATATTGAATAGGATTTAGCTTTTGAGTAAATGGTTTATTTTTCTTTTCCTTATTTTGATTTTTTTGAGCTTGAATTTCTTCTTGTGTTTGTATGTTTTCAGACAATATATTTTTTAATCTGAAAGATAAATTATTGAACTGTACAAATCTATTATAATCTACCTTATGTACATAAATTATAAGTTCTTGACCAATATCTATAAAATTACCATTCAACTCGTTCCATCTTCTTATCTCACTAACACTAACGTGAAACCATTTAGCAATAAATCCTAAATTATCTCCATGATTTACTTTATATACTATTGCTTTATAATTACCATCTTCTTCTTTTATAAATTCTGGTAATTCAATTTTAGCATTGTTTGTTTTATTATTACTAAAATTATTTTTTGGTGTTGTACTTGGTGCTTTTGCATTTTTCTGTGCTAGCTCTTCTCTTTTTTTCTTAAGATATTCTTCATTACTTATATTTTGCTTGCTGCTTTCTTTTTGTTTTTTTGCATCTTCAGCTGCTTTCTTTTTATCCGCTAATAATTTCTTTTCCTCTTCTTTTTTGAGCTTCTTTTCTTCTTCTTTTTAATTTTTCTTCTTTCTTTTTTGCTTCTAACTGTGCCTTCGTTTCTTTAGTCTTCGTATCTGTTTCTTTTTTCTTACTTTTTGGTTGCTTTTCTACAACAGGAATTGTTGTATAATCACCAGCATTATCTTGTTTCTTTGTATTGTCTACTGATGGTTTTACAGCAACTGGTGCAGCCAATTTTTCTCCAGATGTTACATCTTCTGCAAATGCATATAATGAATCTTGGTAATAGTTGAATGCTTGGATTCTATCTTTTGGAATATTTAATGTAAAATTTGCGGGTATTAATGTTGTTAACAAAGAAGGATTTTCTTCAATGATTACTGATTTTGGAATATTTATTATTTTCTCTAAATCTGTAACTGTAAGTTTTTCTCTAATAGTAATACGTTGTGTTGGTTCTCTATCTAATGGTAATGCACTGATGCCAAAATTCTTTGCATATTTCATGGCATATACAATTGCAATGAATGATGGAACGTATGCTTGAGTTTCTTTTGGCAAAAATGGTTTTATATCCCAATAACTTTTAGAACCACCTGCTTTGTTTATTGCTTTATTTACATTACCTGGCCCACAATTATATGATGCAATTGCTAAGTGCCAATTGCCATAAACATTATACATATACTTTAAATACCTTGCTGCTGCATCGCAACTTTTGTATGGATCTTTACGTTCGTCTACACGTTTATTAATTGTTAGTCCATATTGCAAACCTGTGCCATACATAAATTGCCATGGGCCAGTGGCACCAACTGGAGATTTTGCAAATGGATTTAATGCTGACTCAACAACTGCAAGATATTTCATCTCATCAGGAATACCATATTGCGCAAATATTGGTTCAAAAATTGGAAAAAACTTCTCTGCTCTTCCTAAAACTTTTGCTACATGTTGCGTTTTTGAAGTATAAAAATCTATATATTTTTGTACGTGTGCATTATAATCTAAAGGAATGATTTTTTGGATTTTCTTTAATCTTACATTTATCTGAGCACTCATCACTGCTGGATCTGGGTCCGTTTTAAATAACTGCTCTTCTGTAGGAACAACTAAATCGGATGACTTATCTTGCCACTGATTGGGTGTATTTTGAGCAAACGATAAATAAATATTTATATATATAATAAAAAATAATAATAATCTTACAATCATTACGCAATATAATAGTTTTTTTAAGAAATTAAGCCTTGTTAAGATTTATTTAGATTTTTTCACATCATTTTTTTAGCAAATGCTAATAGCTTAGATTCATCAAATTTATTTGCCATGATTTGGATTCCAATTGGCAAATTATTTTTATCTTTTGCTAATGGCAATGATATTGCTGGTATTCCTACAATATTTGCTTGTACTGTAAAAATATCTCCTAAAAATGATGCTACTGTATCCTGTACTGCACCTATTTTGTAGGCTGTGGTTGGTGCTGTTGGACAAAGTATAAAATCATATTCTTTAAATATTTGGAATGTTTTCTCTGAAACTATTCTTCTTACTTTTTGTGCTTTTGCATAATATGCATCATAATATCCTGCACTCAGAACAAATGTACCACTCATTATTCTACGTTGTACTTCTTTGCCAAATCCTTGTGCGCGTGATAAGGTGTATGTTTCTTCTAAGTCTTTTGCTTCTTGTGCATGGAAGCCATATTTTACTCCATCAAATCTTGATAAATTACTTGATGCTTCTGCTGTTGTTAAAACATAATATGCTGGAACAATATAATCTAACTCATCTAAAGAAACATCAACTAATGTATGACCTTCATTTTGCAATTTATCAATAATATCAATACATGCTTGTTTTACTTCAACATCTATGCTGTTGTGATGAATTGCATTTCCAAAATATGCGATTTTATATTTTTTATTTTCTAAAGTATTGATATCTGATATATCTATATGTTTTTGTGAGCATGTAGCATCAAAATCATCACTACCTGCTATTACTTCATATATTGATATGGCATCATCAATATTATTTGTAATTGGACCAATTTGGTCGAAAGATGAAGCATATGCTATCAATCCCCATCTTGATACTCTACCATATGTTGGTTTAAAGCCAATATTGCCACAAAATGCTGCAGGTTGTCTGATAGAACCGCCTGTATCTGAACCTAGTGATGCGATACATAATCCTGCTGCTACTGCCGCCGCAGAACCACCTGAAGAACCACCTGCTACTCTAGTAATATCTATTGGGTTTTTAACTGGTCCAAAAGCACTATTTTCATTGCTTCCGCCCATTGCAAATTCATCGCAATTTAATCTTCCAATTATAATTGCATCTTCTGCTAGTAATCTCTCAACTACTGTTGCTGAGTATGGTGAAATATAGTTTTCTAAAATTTTAGATGCTGCAGAACTTTTATGATTTTTGTAGACTATATTGTCTTTGATACCAATAATTAGACCAAATAATTTGCCTAATGTTTGGTTGTTTTTTATTTTATCATCTATAAGTTTTGCTTGCTCTAAAGCACTTGCTTCAAACACTTCAAGAAATGCATTGTAAGTATCATTATCTTGAATATTTTTAATATAAGACTTAGTAATTTGCGTACAAGTATATACTCGATTTGCAACATCTCTCTGTAGCGTTTCTAAAGAACGATATATCTCCACAAATTAAAATTAGTATTTACTCAGTGATTTTCTTTTTCTCTTCTTCGCTCAATCCTTTCTCAAACTCGTCTTTGATATTATTTTTTGCGGCATTAAATTCTCTGATTCCTTTTCCTAATCCTTTCATTAGTTCAGGAATTTTTTTGCCACCAAAAAGTAATAATACAGCTAAGAATAATAGAATCCATTCTCCTCCACCTGGCATACTAAATAACAAAACAGTGTTCATAATTTACTTTTAATTACAAATTTACTATTTTTTATACTAAAAATAGGTTTATAAAAAGTTAATTTAGGTATTATTTAGTCATATTACTAATTTCTAGTCTGG carries:
- the sprA gene encoding cell surface protein SprA, with the protein product MKNQLRTLKTAKKNLNLPANPKLDIAIRPLMMLQRASIGYERSFSTVLPGLTPEPLLFGQNFSQRAPGGAFLFGAQKDTNWLNSIAQKGWMSQDTTLNYQFIQTKQTTFNFRLSLEPFRDLRIDISMQKSQSENYSEFFKKITADGDYMHLTPQVSGNYSISFLMLKTIFDKVDANNFSNAFRTFEKYRESYSQEFGSLNPNSTGIYVNDSIQLPNFKEGYGPFSQDVLLPSLIAAYTGKDPSKVKLNPLRMLPLPNWKLTYNGFSKTKWGQKLFTTFNINHGYNSTFNIGSYVTNLNFINTPGYVNEDLYYVPQQLDTLSGNYYSLYVIPQVAIQEQLSPLIGVDITWKNSLITNFDFKKSRTLSLSMLDYRLSETRTTEISAALGYKLAKFKIPFKIKGKKITLDNDINLRADFSIRSDKTVNYRLDQNIAEPVRGQKTLSLAATIDYVINSKLNVRLFYDFRKILPATLSSYPTRTHRGGITFRFSLTP
- a CDS encoding LysM peptidoglycan-binding domain-containing protein, which translates into the protein MAKWFHVSVSEIRRWNELNGNFIDIGQELIIYVHKVDYNRFVQFNNLSFRLKNILSENIQTQEEIQAQKNQNKEKKNKPFTQKLNPIQYFKEDDCYELYKIKNGENLWTIAQKYDEVSVQNLMQWNDYKKTPVLKPGDEIKVRKIKCK
- the sprA gene encoding cell surface protein SprA, yielding MEFTPPSNNALDLNDPKIIQKDVQYDAEKKQYYFTEKIGKDNYRIPTFLTYDDYTKLQQKNAEQNYFQQRSTAIDLAERKSKQPFLYQGPELFDRLFAGTKIEIKPTGNVDVTVGVNSQRVDNPVLLENQRRNTNFDFDMNIQLGLQASIGDKLKLGINYNSKAGFAFDNQLKLGYQGKEDDIIQLIEFGNVSMPLRSALIRGPQSLFGLKTQFKFGRLTITNVLSQQKSKTENVRFENGSQTKKFEIKADEYEDNRHFFLAHIFRDNYESSLTRLPYVSSQTIVTRLEVWVTNKTRQTENVREIVAFADIGENKAQNVRNPIVLNGNGDIYTNNNSNNIYGIINSNSEQFRDPTKVINLLTVNGFNPIDDYEKVSARKLATSEYTYNAQLGYISLNYQLRPDEVLGVAVQYTVNGQVHQIGEFSNDLPPLADTTRAKERILALKMLKATSIRVKNPIWDLMMKNIYSLNAYNVNKEQFVLDIYYRDPGGGYKRYLPDGGDITGKQLLKVLQLDNLNNQNDPQNDGQFDFIPNVTINPQNGRIIFPVLEPFGHYLEKAINNPAISAKYAYNLLYDTTKVGAQQYPEFNRYIMRGTYRGTDNSVFRLPNAFQLPQGSVVVRSGGTVLTENTDYTVNYSIGEVSIINQGILSSGVPIDISFENNLLFGVVNKSLFGTRLDYAVNKNLTLGFTHMRLSEKPFTQKVDFGSDPIKNNVFGMDLNYQGQSKMLTKIFNKVTAQDLSAPSRITAQAEAAYFMPGHNSAINLDDQGTVYIDDFEAASTTYDIKGSYLTWKLASAPRGMRNIFGQEKFPEAKFSDSLPYGFNRAKLAWYTIDPIFYSSGSGNPLSDNQTNITKTNLYTRQFFQQEVFLNRQDPNFINPALATLDLSYFPSERGPYNFETSPTAFSKGTAPNGLLNNPETRWSGIMRTIETSDFEAANIEYIQLWVLDPFVNAGANKSGNLYIQLGNISEDILKDSRKQYENGLPRPNGGTTVETSTWGLTPTIPNAITNFFDADPDVIKNQDVGLDGLNDETERTFYEQFLINAQSVVGDANALQELQSDPSSDNYIFPRDDRFSPDVDVITRYKNFSGTQGNSSNNAGNSSVNGNSSSTPDNEDLNNDNTLNENEEYYQYRIAFDDNFINTSPFITDKVEKTIVVDGVSQTFTWYQIKLPIADFEERVGNIADFRSIRFLRMILTDFEQPVTLRFAQMSLIRNQWRRYQLSLDEPGEELPNDNNNNTVFNVLNVNVEENTTRQPIPYALPPGVTREQNISATSNNNVLINEQSMSMQVCRLEDGDARAIYKVTDLDIRNYKRIKMFAHAENFVGGEGDSYPIEDNDISLFMRIGADFTENYYEYEIPLKVTPPGNYNVESESDKRIIWPDSNVLNVAIDSLTHVKKLRNISNASNIYPYQYKTSQGTISVIGNPDLGNAALIMIGVRNPKRIAGINDQTDDGNPKCAEVWVNELRLSGLDETQAWAALGRVDVQLGNLGNITLSGNMHTIGYGDLEQRVDQRFRDNFYQIDATANLQLGNLLPEKVGLKIPVYAQFSQAVSTPQYDPYEFDVKTKTKFDEIKADSDLSKTEKKEKIDSIKNIIQDVTTIKSINVTNLQKVRTNTEKQARVYDIENFAFTYAYSELEKRNPIIESDKTTKHTGALSYTFAPKQVYWQPFKSIKNNNKYLKFVKEFNLSLKPNSLSFRTDLNRQYNRTKVRDIGDDGLVISPTYFKFFTWDRIWSVKYNLTRSINVDFTANNHARIDEPYGALDTKAKKDTLWKNFLKFGRPTNYTHNFNVSYNLPLQHIPFLDWMTVRTRYSSTYTWTASSLALKSLGNNAQNTMNYQINADINFKNIYNKAKFLKPYNNAQPKKTKEDYTKAMDVYNKQLESAEDKIKNKEAEIEKKILEIEEAEKDTSFTKDEIKGLILQKKN